From Cellulophaga lytica DSM 7489, a single genomic window includes:
- a CDS encoding GH3 family domain-containing protein, translating to MSLKSFAAKIFAKNIAAKNAKWISKPIETQEKVFKQLIQKAANTKFGKDHSFNAIKTHSDFVKNVPVRDYEALKNYVDEVVEGKSNVLWPGKPAYFAKTSGTTSGAKYIPITKESIKYQIQASRDAILNYINETGEADFVTGRMIFLQGSPILQEKNGVKLGRLSGISAHYVPKYLQRNRLPSWETNCIEDWETKVNKIVEETKDENMSVIAGIPSWVQMYFEKLQTTTGKKVGDLFNNFQLFIYGGVNYEPYRAKFENLIGRKVDSIELFPASEGFFAYQNSQQENGMLLLLNSGIFYEFINADNFYEDDAERITLKDIEIGVNYVMIISTNAGLWGYNLGDTIQFISKNPYKVIVSGRIKHFISAFGEHVIAKEVEEAMQMAIKATDARINEFTVAPQTVTNNELPYHEWFIEFENEPKDMELFVKTIDESLQKQNSYYFDLIDGKVLQTLKVTKVEKNGFKNYMVNIGKFGGQNKVQRLSNDRKLAEGLKEFTVN from the coding sequence ATGTCTTTAAAATCTTTTGCAGCAAAAATTTTTGCTAAAAATATAGCGGCTAAAAATGCCAAATGGATCTCTAAACCCATAGAGACTCAAGAAAAAGTATTTAAACAATTAATACAAAAAGCAGCTAATACTAAGTTTGGTAAAGACCATAGTTTTAATGCTATAAAAACACATAGTGACTTTGTTAAAAATGTACCTGTAAGAGATTATGAGGCATTAAAAAATTATGTAGATGAGGTTGTAGAAGGTAAATCTAATGTACTTTGGCCAGGCAAACCAGCTTATTTTGCAAAAACATCTGGTACTACATCAGGAGCAAAATATATACCCATAACCAAAGAGTCTATTAAATACCAAATTCAAGCTTCTAGAGATGCCATTTTAAATTATATTAATGAAACTGGCGAAGCAGATTTTGTAACTGGTAGAATGATATTTTTACAGGGAAGTCCTATTTTGCAAGAGAAGAATGGCGTAAAACTTGGTCGTTTATCAGGTATTTCTGCGCACTATGTGCCAAAGTATTTACAGCGTAACAGATTGCCTAGCTGGGAGACCAATTGTATAGAAGATTGGGAAACTAAGGTAAATAAGATTGTTGAAGAGACTAAAGATGAAAATATGAGCGTAATTGCTGGTATACCATCTTGGGTGCAAATGTATTTTGAAAAACTGCAAACAACCACAGGAAAGAAAGTTGGAGATTTATTTAATAACTTTCAATTGTTTATTTATGGTGGCGTAAATTATGAACCCTACCGTGCAAAATTTGAAAATTTAATTGGTCGTAAGGTAGATAGTATAGAACTTTTTCCGGCTAGTGAAGGCTTTTTTGCATATCAGAATTCTCAACAAGAAAACGGAATGCTATTGCTTTTAAATTCGGGTATATTTTATGAATTTATAAATGCTGATAATTTTTATGAAGATGATGCAGAACGCATCACTCTAAAAGATATAGAAATAGGAGTAAATTATGTAATGATAATTTCTACAAACGCTGGTTTATGGGGTTATAATTTAGGAGATACCATTCAGTTTATTTCTAAAAATCCTTATAAGGTAATTGTTTCAGGAAGAATAAAACATTTTATATCAGCTTTTGGAGAGCACGTTATTGCTAAAGAAGTAGAAGAGGCAATGCAAATGGCTATTAAAGCAACCGATGCTAGAATAAATGAGTTTACTGTAGCGCCACAAACGGTAACAAATAATGAGTTGCCTTATCACGAGTGGTTTATAGAGTTTGAAAATGAGCCAAAGGATATGGAATTGTTTGTTAAAACAATAGATGAGTCTTTACAAAAACAAAATAGTTATTACTTTGATTTAATTGATGGTAAAGTACTCCAAACTTTAAAAGTTACTAAAGTTGAAAAAAACGGTTTTAAAAATTATATGGTAAATATTGGCAAATTTGGAGGTCAAAATAAAGTACAACGTTTGTCTAATGATAGAAAACTGGCTGAAGGATTGAAAGAATTTACTGTAAACTAA
- a CDS encoding twin-arginine translocase TatA/TatE family subunit: MISSNIMLAIPGGASIALIVVAVLLLFGGKKIPELMRGLGSGIKEFKDASKDDDSNDKLEEKK, translated from the coding sequence ATGATTTCATCAAATATTATGTTAGCCATACCAGGTGGTGCATCTATAGCACTTATAGTTGTTGCAGTTTTATTACTTTTTGGAGGTAAAAAAATACCTGAATTAATGCGTGGTTTAGGAAGCGGTATTAAAGAGTTTAAAGATGCCTCTAAAGACGATGACTCTAATGACAAGCTAGAAGAGAAAAAGTAA
- the rfbB gene encoding dTDP-glucose 4,6-dehydratase — MHILITGGAGFIGSHVVRRFVKSYPKYHIYNVDALTYAGNLENLSDIEDSSNYTFLKGDITDENFIQDIFKKYNFDGVIHLAAESHVDRSITDPMAFVKTNVIGTVNLLNAASDFWKNDLESKRFYHISTDEVYGALGESGLFTETRAYDPNSPYSASKASSDHFVRAYGETYKLPYVITNCSNNYGPNHFPEKLIPLFINNIIHKKALPVYGDGNYTRDWLYVIDHARAIDLVFHKGKNAETYNIGGFNEWKNIDLVKLLCSLMDAKLNRPLGDSEKLITYVKDRPGHDLRYAIDASKINKELGWEPSVTFKEGLEKTIDWYLQNEEWLESVTSGNYQEYYKKQYN; from the coding sequence ATGCATATACTAATTACAGGAGGGGCGGGTTTTATTGGATCTCATGTAGTTAGGAGGTTTGTTAAGTCATATCCAAAATATCATATTTATAACGTAGATGCCTTAACGTATGCTGGTAATTTAGAGAATTTATCAGATATAGAAGATTCTTCTAATTATACCTTTTTAAAGGGTGATATTACAGATGAGAATTTTATTCAAGATATATTCAAAAAATATAATTTTGATGGAGTTATTCATTTAGCAGCGGAATCACATGTAGACAGGTCTATTACCGATCCTATGGCTTTTGTGAAAACAAATGTGATTGGAACAGTAAATTTACTTAATGCAGCCAGTGATTTTTGGAAAAATGACTTGGAAAGTAAACGATTTTATCATATTAGTACTGATGAAGTGTACGGAGCTTTGGGAGAATCTGGTTTATTTACAGAAACTAGGGCGTACGATCCTAATTCGCCCTACTCAGCTTCTAAAGCAAGTTCAGACCATTTTGTAAGAGCATACGGAGAAACGTATAAGTTACCTTATGTAATTACCAATTGCTCTAACAATTATGGGCCAAATCATTTTCCTGAAAAGTTAATTCCGTTATTTATCAATAACATAATTCATAAAAAGGCATTACCTGTTTATGGAGATGGTAATTACACTAGAGATTGGCTATATGTAATAGATCATGCCAGAGCTATAGATTTGGTTTTTCATAAGGGTAAAAACGCAGAGACGTATAACATAGGCGGATTTAACGAGTGGAAAAATATAGATTTGGTAAAGTTGTTGTGTAGTTTAATGGATGCTAAACTAAACAGGCCTTTAGGTGATAGTGAAAAACTAATTACTTATGTTAAAGATAGACCTGGGCACGATTTACGGTATGCGATAGACGCGTCAAAAATTAATAAAGAATTAGGTTGGGAGCCATCTGTAACTTTTAAAGAGGGCTTAGAAAAAACAATTGATTGGTATTTGCAAAACGAAGAATGGCTAGAAAGTGTTACATCTGGTAACTATCAAGAGTATTATAAAAAACAATATAATTAA
- a CDS encoding DUF6747 family protein yields MKGILLCKEIYLNGFKNLGHFILKNYFKMFSWFCFTLIVIAAYALMYRVLTGFAFV; encoded by the coding sequence ATGAAAGGAATTTTACTTTGTAAAGAAATCTATTTAAATGGATTTAAAAACCTTGGGCACTTTATTTTAAAAAACTATTTCAAGATGTTTTCTTGGTTTTGTTTTACATTAATCGTTATTGCAGCTTATGCTTTAATGTATAGAGTGCTAACCGGGTTCGCTTTTGTTTAA
- a CDS encoding OmpA family protein yields MKKLIPTCLFLLSLSVFSQKEQEKTTINNPQTKKGYTIANLKPANSNSYFSDETTNNNSNTSKNKVTVKESKLIKKAYEYFDMLWYAEAAKLFEQALEENKENYTKDILQKAGDSHYYNTNMERAYHWYQILYDTYKDDLTPDQIFKYSHALKGNGKYGKAKRFMRMYNRMKKDEPTGVELNTEDNARNEQVLDQILNKKPNYEVKNLAVNTENSDFSPMFYSNDKIVFASAKDSSFFNTRRYKWNNQPYLDLYVAKINQQSDDLKDAIKFSKKVNTKYHEASVTFSPDNKTMYFTRNNYGKKLKRDKNGINNLKLYMSKKINGEWSEAVELPFNSDEYSTGHPALSPDGKQLYFVSDMPGSIGETDIFVVDVLEDGLFSTPKNLGPEINTEQKEMFPFLNNKKLYFSSNGHIGLGGLDVYEVAYDEEGFKDVVNVGQPINSNKDDFSYIINEETQKGYFASNRKGGKGDDDIYSFKNLIVEEVNENAIAGVVTEIVTGDLMPNALVTLLDENNIKLKEIVTEEDGSFVFEDLDSNTKYKLQANKETFFDEELNTATKENQVVNVDIAMRKLHDMIAIENGIKKLKTEKIFFDFDKSYIRQDASVELDKLVDVMTEYPNMKIKIESHTDVRGNNAYNKYLSDKRAKSTRKYIISKGIDENRIISAIGYGEEQLINGCEDGVNCSREKHQENRRSEFIIVEM; encoded by the coding sequence ATGAAAAAACTAATACCTACTTGTTTATTCTTGCTCTCTTTAAGTGTCTTTTCTCAAAAAGAACAAGAAAAGACCACTATTAACAATCCTCAGACTAAAAAAGGATATACTATAGCAAATTTAAAGCCTGCAAATAGCAACTCTTATTTTAGTGATGAAACAACAAACAACAACTCAAATACTAGTAAAAATAAAGTTACAGTTAAGGAAAGTAAGCTAATAAAAAAGGCTTATGAGTATTTTGATATGCTTTGGTATGCTGAAGCAGCAAAATTATTTGAGCAGGCTTTAGAAGAAAATAAAGAAAACTACACAAAAGATATATTGCAAAAGGCTGGAGACTCTCATTATTATAATACAAATATGGAGAGAGCTTATCATTGGTACCAAATATTATATGATACATACAAGGATGATTTAACTCCAGATCAAATTTTTAAATATTCCCACGCTCTTAAAGGAAATGGAAAATACGGGAAAGCAAAACGTTTTATGCGTATGTACAATCGTATGAAAAAAGATGAGCCAACAGGGGTTGAATTAAATACCGAAGATAATGCCCGTAATGAGCAAGTTTTAGATCAAATTCTAAATAAAAAACCTAATTATGAAGTTAAAAACTTAGCTGTAAATACAGAGAATTCAGATTTCTCTCCAATGTTTTATAGTAATGATAAAATAGTTTTTGCTTCTGCAAAAGATTCTTCTTTTTTTAATACCAGAAGATATAAATGGAATAACCAACCGTATTTAGATTTATATGTTGCTAAAATAAATCAGCAATCAGACGATTTAAAAGACGCTATAAAATTCTCTAAAAAAGTAAATACCAAGTATCATGAGGCATCTGTTACTTTTTCTCCAGATAACAAAACAATGTATTTTACCAGAAATAACTATGGCAAAAAATTAAAAAGAGATAAAAACGGCATTAACAACTTAAAGTTATACATGTCTAAAAAAATAAATGGAGAATGGTCAGAGGCTGTAGAACTACCTTTTAATAGTGATGAATACTCAACTGGTCACCCTGCTTTAAGCCCAGACGGCAAACAGCTATATTTTGTGTCTGATATGCCAGGTAGTATTGGTGAAACAGACATTTTTGTAGTAGATGTATTAGAAGATGGCTTATTTTCTACTCCCAAAAACCTAGGTCCAGAAATTAATACAGAACAAAAGGAAATGTTTCCTTTTTTAAACAACAAAAAACTATACTTTTCATCTAACGGACATATAGGTTTAGGTGGTTTAGATGTATATGAAGTTGCCTATGATGAAGAAGGTTTTAAAGATGTTGTTAATGTTGGACAACCAATTAACAGTAATAAGGACGATTTCTCGTATATAATTAATGAGGAAACACAAAAAGGATACTTTGCATCTAATAGAAAAGGTGGTAAAGGTGATGATGATATTTATTCATTTAAAAACTTAATAGTAGAAGAAGTAAATGAAAATGCAATTGCTGGTGTAGTCACAGAAATTGTAACTGGAGATCTAATGCCAAATGCGCTTGTTACTTTATTAGATGAAAACAACATAAAACTAAAAGAAATAGTTACCGAAGAAGATGGCAGCTTTGTTTTTGAAGATTTAGACAGTAACACTAAATACAAATTACAGGCTAATAAAGAAACTTTTTTCGATGAAGAGCTAAACACTGCAACTAAAGAAAACCAAGTAGTAAATGTAGATATTGCAATGAGAAAGTTGCATGATATGATTGCTATTGAAAACGGAATTAAAAAGCTTAAAACAGAAAAAATATTCTTTGATTTTGATAAGTCGTACATAAGACAAGATGCAAGTGTAGAATTAGACAAACTTGTTGATGTTATGACAGAATATCCTAATATGAAAATTAAAATTGAATCCCATACAGATGTAAGAGGTAATAATGCGTATAACAAATACCTATCAGACAAGAGAGCTAAGTCTACAAGAAAATACATTATATCTAAAGGTATAGACGAAAACAGAATAATTAGTGCTATTGGTTATGGAGAAGAACAGTTAATTAACGGTTGTGAAGATGGTGTAAATTGTTCTAGAGAAAAACACCAAGAAAACAGACGATCAGAATTTATAATAGTAGAAATGTAA
- a CDS encoding DUF4837 family protein — translation MRKILILVFVTCLAVTSCKDGASTKQDFTPASIGQVNSLTVVMSNELWEGKVGDNVRDQFAKSVVGIAWNEPIFTLRHLPETVFTGAVRKSRSILVVQKKDTTSSSYINKNTYSRPQNVAVIVAPTENELIETINKNADHIISEFNKTDLQITQGNFKRSLLQDTSIEDMFGVTMDIPSVYSIGKVEDNFIWLDRDIKNGTMNLIVYALPWDSFSNNATFISEIVSKRDSIGKKYIPGPNEGTYMDTEKAFAPSVFPAEIGGKKAAEIRGRWEIYNYSMAGPYVSYIINDKENNRKLVVEGFTFAPAAVKRDFMFELEAIIKTLKFLPKKASN, via the coding sequence ATGAGAAAAATTTTAATCTTAGTTTTTGTTACTTGCTTGGCAGTAACTTCATGTAAAGATGGTGCTAGTACCAAACAAGATTTTACACCAGCATCAATAGGACAAGTAAACTCGCTTACAGTAGTAATGAGTAATGAACTATGGGAAGGCAAGGTAGGAGATAATGTTAGAGATCAATTTGCCAAATCTGTAGTAGGAATTGCTTGGAATGAACCAATTTTTACCTTGCGTCATTTACCAGAAACTGTATTTACTGGAGCTGTACGTAAATCTAGGTCTATTTTAGTGGTACAAAAAAAGGATACAACAAGCTCATCATACATTAATAAAAACACCTATTCTAGACCTCAGAACGTAGCAGTTATTGTTGCTCCTACAGAAAATGAGCTTATAGAAACTATCAATAAAAACGCAGATCATATTATATCAGAATTTAATAAAACAGATTTGCAAATAACACAGGGTAACTTTAAACGCTCATTGTTACAAGATACTAGTATAGAAGATATGTTTGGTGTAACAATGGATATACCATCTGTATATTCTATTGGTAAAGTAGAGGATAATTTTATATGGTTAGATAGGGATATTAAAAACGGTACAATGAACTTAATTGTGTATGCTTTACCGTGGGATTCTTTTAGTAATAATGCTACTTTTATTAGTGAAATTGTTAGTAAAAGAGACTCTATAGGTAAAAAGTATATTCCAGGACCTAACGAGGGTACGTATATGGACACAGAAAAGGCATTTGCACCATCTGTTTTTCCTGCAGAAATAGGCGGTAAAAAAGCGGCTGAAATTAGAGGGCGTTGGGAGATTTATAATTATTCTATGGCTGGCCCATATGTGTCATATATTATAAATGATAAAGAAAACAACCGCAAGTTAGTTGTAGAAGGCTTTACGTTTGCCCCTGCAGCTGTTAAAAGAGACTTTATGTTTGAGCTGGAAGCTATTATTAAAACTTTAAAGTTTTTGCCTAAGAAGGCTTCTAATTAA
- a CDS encoding M23 family metallopeptidase, translating to MAKDRKKRKEIKRKLLNKYRLVILNEDTFEEKISFKLSRLNVFVLGWISTFVLIALTTVLIAFTPLREYIPGYSSTKLKKQATELTYKTDSLVNVLNYTNKYLSNIRMVLSGDVANNKMNRDSLFEQVKIDPNTVDLSPIKEDLNLRAQVALEDKYNLFGNTKTESSLVLFSPVSGTISQDYDKDKKHFAVDVVAPKDSPIKSVAQGTVIFADWTTETGYVIIVEHKDNLLSVYKHNSALHKAQGEIVKAGEVIATIGNTGEITTGPHLHFELWSNGTSVNPTNYIDFK from the coding sequence ATGGCAAAAGACAGGAAAAAAAGAAAGGAGATTAAACGCAAGCTTTTAAATAAGTATCGTTTGGTTATTCTTAATGAAGATACTTTTGAAGAAAAAATTTCCTTTAAGCTTAGTAGACTTAATGTTTTTGTTTTGGGGTGGATTTCTACTTTTGTGTTAATTGCTCTAACCACGGTTTTAATTGCATTTACGCCTTTAAGAGAATACATACCTGGATACTCTTCTACCAAATTAAAAAAACAGGCTACAGAATTAACATATAAGACAGACTCTTTAGTAAATGTTTTAAATTATACCAATAAGTATTTATCTAATATACGTATGGTTTTAAGCGGAGACGTTGCCAACAATAAAATGAATAGGGATTCGCTTTTTGAACAGGTTAAAATAGATCCTAATACTGTAGATCTTAGTCCAATTAAGGAAGATCTAAATTTAAGAGCTCAAGTTGCATTAGAAGACAAATACAATTTATTTGGAAACACAAAAACAGAATCTTCTTTAGTTTTGTTTTCTCCTGTTAGTGGTACAATTTCACAGGACTATGATAAAGATAAAAAACACTTTGCAGTAGATGTTGTTGCTCCAAAAGACAGTCCTATAAAATCTGTTGCGCAGGGCACCGTAATATTTGCAGATTGGACCACAGAAACAGGATACGTAATAATTGTAGAGCATAAAGACAATCTTTTGTCTGTTTACAAACACAATAGCGCTTTACATAAAGCACAAGGAGAAATTGTAAAAGCAGGTGAGGTTATTGCAACTATTGGTAATACAGGAGAAATAACAACAGGTCCACATTTGCATTTTGAGCTGTGGAGTAACGGTACCTCTGTAAACCCTACAAATTATATAGATTTTAAATAA
- the rfbA gene encoding glucose-1-phosphate thymidylyltransferase RfbA: MKGIILAGGSGSRLHPLTLSVSKQLMPIYDKPMIYYPLSTLMYAGIQEILIISTPKDLPLFKDLLGDGAKYGCSFQYAVQENPNGLAEAFIIGEEFIGDDKVALVLGDNIFYGSGLAKLLQSNNDPDGGIIYAYRVYDPERYGVVEFNEEGKAISIEEKPLEPKSNYAVPGIYFYDNTVVEIAKNIKPSKRGELEITDVNKAYLEKGKLSVSILDRGTAWLDTGTFQSLMQASQFVEVLEERQGLTIGAIEAAAYEMKFITKDQFTALAEPLMKSGYGKNLLGILNR; the protein is encoded by the coding sequence ATGAAGGGTATTATACTTGCTGGAGGCTCTGGATCAAGGCTGCATCCACTTACATTAAGTGTAAGCAAGCAGTTAATGCCTATTTATGATAAGCCAATGATTTATTATCCGCTTTCAACATTAATGTATGCGGGTATACAAGAGATTTTAATTATATCTACACCTAAAGATTTACCTTTATTTAAAGATTTGTTGGGTGATGGCGCTAAATATGGCTGCAGTTTTCAATATGCTGTTCAGGAAAATCCTAATGGATTAGCGGAGGCTTTTATTATTGGTGAAGAATTTATAGGTGATGATAAGGTAGCACTTGTTTTAGGTGATAATATTTTTTACGGATCTGGTTTAGCAAAATTATTACAATCTAATAATGATCCTGATGGCGGAATAATATATGCATACAGAGTATATGATCCAGAACGCTATGGAGTGGTTGAGTTTAATGAAGAGGGTAAGGCCATTAGTATAGAAGAAAAACCGTTGGAGCCTAAATCTAATTATGCGGTTCCTGGTATTTATTTTTATGACAATACTGTTGTGGAAATTGCTAAGAACATAAAGCCAAGTAAGCGTGGCGAGTTAGAAATTACAGACGTAAACAAAGCGTATTTAGAAAAAGGTAAATTAAGTGTAAGTATATTAGATCGTGGTACGGCTTGGTTAGATACAGGTACTTTTCAGTCCTTAATGCAGGCATCACAGTTTGTAGAGGTTTTAGAAGAGCGTCAAGGTTTAACCATTGGAGCTATTGAGGCAGCTGCGTATGAAATGAAATTCATTACTAAAGATCAATTTACAGCTTTGGCAGAACCATTAATGAAAAGTGGTTATGGAAAAAATCTTTTAGGAATATTGAATAGATGA
- a CDS encoding DUF6909 family protein, with amino-acid sequence MNKIINTTRAQESTNAIERLYITMRHLFNRGFYKPMGVSGETLRNALLQLRPEIYGSVGEEKSELNGLTYVLERLPEGIEQCRYINLTSDEGYGESHFKAIIPAKRRRDCYRIDEDQMNIVITRGRSDIYDILTHLTFLFIESEKICKRVLIEDTKKTIRDWTKLETALESDELSQAELEVALSYTANILGRSFVEVKAMHQVFATKENPEKFLRTIYWMGKLAIEEETLGDKRIITFSPVLRERLGHHIHGDLWALTIKETLEQNGILHRPIHIISANMHSVMNSLFAKKALAKEYPNSKDSLEIYEDLSKSKNDKLRAKVTAYAKKNGMISLNDTSGTNIDVQIFDSAKFGDKACCFDLPEGLKDDEKPVIFVMDYAFGEQAYETIDELLKPYQKGTTKEFLNIESVSIMGKAGILEGGKGDIMIATAHIFEGTADNYPFKNELSAADFEGHGLKVLEGTMVTVLGTSLQNKNILQFFKDSTWGVIGLEMEGVHYQKAIQAASKIRKSIKEDVKVRYAYYASDNPLETGSTLASGGLGTTGVKPTYLITNKILEQLFNL; translated from the coding sequence ATGAATAAGATAATAAATACAACCAGAGCACAGGAGTCTACAAATGCCATAGAGCGTTTGTATATAACTATGAGGCACCTGTTTAATAGAGGTTTTTACAAGCCAATGGGTGTTTCGGGAGAAACACTACGCAATGCATTGTTGCAATTAAGGCCAGAAATTTACGGGTCGGTAGGAGAAGAAAAATCAGAATTAAACGGTTTAACATACGTTCTAGAGCGTCTTCCAGAGGGAATTGAACAATGTAGATACATTAACTTAACTTCAGATGAAGGTTATGGAGAATCTCACTTTAAAGCCATAATACCTGCAAAAAGAAGAAGAGATTGTTACCGTATAGATGAAGACCAAATGAATATTGTAATTACCAGAGGTAGATCTGATATTTACGATATTCTTACACACTTAACTTTTTTGTTTATTGAGTCTGAAAAAATATGCAAACGTGTATTAATTGAAGATACAAAAAAAACAATAAGAGATTGGACTAAGTTAGAAACTGCGTTAGAGTCTGATGAGTTATCACAGGCAGAATTAGAGGTTGCGCTAAGTTACACTGCTAATATTTTGGGTAGATCTTTTGTAGAGGTTAAAGCAATGCACCAGGTATTTGCAACCAAAGAAAACCCAGAAAAGTTTTTACGTACCATTTACTGGATGGGAAAACTTGCTATAGAAGAAGAAACATTAGGCGATAAAAGGATAATTACATTTAGTCCTGTTTTACGTGAGCGTTTAGGTCACCATATTCACGGAGATCTTTGGGCGTTAACCATAAAAGAGACTTTAGAACAAAACGGTATACTGCATAGACCAATACACATAATTAGTGCAAATATGCATAGTGTAATGAACTCTTTGTTTGCTAAAAAAGCATTGGCTAAAGAGTATCCAAACTCAAAAGATAGCTTAGAAATTTACGAGGATTTAAGTAAGTCTAAAAATGATAAACTAAGGGCAAAAGTAACAGCCTATGCCAAGAAAAACGGAATGATTTCTCTGAATGATACCTCTGGAACAAATATTGATGTTCAGATTTTTGATTCGGCTAAGTTTGGAGATAAAGCGTGTTGTTTTGATCTTCCAGAAGGATTAAAAGACGATGAAAAACCTGTTATTTTCGTAATGGATTATGCCTTTGGAGAGCAAGCTTATGAAACTATAGATGAGCTTTTAAAACCGTATCAAAAAGGAACTACAAAAGAGTTTTTAAACATTGAATCTGTTTCTATTATGGGTAAAGCCGGAATATTAGAAGGTGGTAAAGGTGATATTATGATTGCTACCGCTCATATTTTTGAAGGAACAGCAGATAACTATCCTTTTAAAAACGAACTTTCTGCAGCCGATTTTGAAGGTCACGGTCTTAAGGTTTTAGAAGGGACAATGGTAACCGTATTGGGAACGTCTTTACAGAATAAAAATATTCTGCAGTTTTTTAAAGATTCTACTTGGGGAGTTATAGGTTTAGAAATGGAAGGAGTTCATTACCAAAAAGCAATTCAGGCTGCATCTAAAATACGAAAAAGTATTAAAGAGGATGTTAAAGTAAGATATGCGTATTATGCTTCAGACAATCCTTTAGAAACAGGAAGTACATTGGCATCTGGTGGTTTAGGAACAACAGGTGTAAAACCAACATACTTAATAACCAACAAAATTTTAGAACAATTATTTAATTTGTAA
- the rfbC gene encoding dTDP-4-dehydrorhamnose 3,5-epimerase, whose amino-acid sequence MKVIKTKLQGCLVLEPTLFNDDRGYFFESYNTNRFNDIVDQEVNFVQDNQSFSTRGVIRALHYQKGNNAQAKLIRVLNGVILDVAVDLRPHSKTYGEYFSVELSSENKKQLFVPRGFAHGFSVLSDTAEVLYKCDNYYNKESEGGIIYNDVTLNIDWKVSPEEIKVSEKDLILPTLKEILV is encoded by the coding sequence ATGAAGGTTATAAAAACTAAGTTACAAGGCTGTTTGGTTTTAGAACCTACACTATTTAATGATGATAGAGGGTATTTTTTTGAAAGCTACAATACCAATCGGTTTAATGATATTGTTGATCAAGAAGTTAATTTTGTTCAAGATAATCAATCATTCTCTACAAGGGGGGTTATAAGAGCGTTACATTATCAAAAAGGAAATAATGCACAGGCAAAGTTAATACGTGTTTTAAATGGCGTTATTTTAGATGTGGCGGTAGATTTAAGACCTCATTCTAAAACTTACGGAGAATATTTTTCAGTTGAATTGTCTTCAGAAAATAAAAAACAATTATTTGTGCCAAGAGGTTTTGCTCATGGGTTTTCTGTTCTTAGTGATACTGCTGAAGTTCTATATAAGTGTGATAACTATTATAATAAAGAATCTGAAGGTGGTATAATATACAACGATGTAACTTTAAATATTGATTGGAAAGTTAGTCCCGAGGAAATTAAGGTTTCAGAAAAAGACTTGATTTTACCAACATTGAAAGAGATTTTGGTATGA